In one window of Fulvia fulva chromosome 5, complete sequence DNA:
- a CDS encoding Trans-L-3-hydroxyproline dehydratase, producing MDIARSFTSQHDAITCVDLHTTGEPTRIVISGYPDLTGTLLEQRAEAKHSHDHIRRQLLLEPRGHSDMYGAILRQNTEQTASGNAHIGVLFATNSGYSTMCGHATIALGRVLLDTHDKAVFSNRDKVAFDAETKTASLTLHAPCGLVHVTVPTNSNGTASDPTRPVSHISVPSFTTGINIKVFLKAPYRWPELCGRHHVTADFSYGGAFYCFITAAELGFPDGLSSPVDIDAMNVATRNLKAAINENSEMKHLFSHPDHNDLGFLYSIIVADKDAGVPIAQSTRAETGLCFFSDQQVDRSPTGSGVAARIALAQARGELTKDESITYHSLLSNSLGGRGGFVGSLHEVVGMQGAFPVVRARVEGYASYTGTSTFVVEKDDALGQDGFLFDRLE from the coding sequence ATGGACATAGCCAGATCCTTCACAAGCCAGCATGATGCCATCACCTGCGTGGACCTGCACACAACCGGCGAGCCCACCCGGATCGTCATCTCAGGTTACCCAGACCTTACAGGAACGCTCTTGGAGCAGCGCGCAGAGGCGAAACATTCACATGACCATATCCGTCGCCAGCTGCTTCTAGAGCCTAGAGGACATTCAGACATGTATGGCGCCATCTTACGCCAGAATACCGAACAGACTGCCTCGGGAAATGCACATATAGGTGTCCTCTTCGCTACGAACAGTGGGTATTCTACCATGTGCGGCCATGCTACTATTGCTCTGGGACGGGTTTTGCTGGATACACATGATAAGGCAGTGTTTTCCAATAGAGATAAAGTCGCATTCGATGCAGAGACAAAGACTGCCTCCTTGACGTTACACGCACCATGCGGCCTCGTCCACGTCACAGTCCCTACCAACTCAAACGGCACTGCCTCAGACCCAACCCGACCAGTCTCGCACATCTCCGTCCCATCCTTCACAACCGGTATCAACATCAAAGTATTCCTCAAAGCTCCATACCGCTGGCCCGAGCTCTGCGGCCGCCACCACGTCACCGCCGACTTCAGCTACGGCGGCGCCTTCTACTGCTTCATCACAGCCGCCGAACTAGGTTTTCCGGACGGCCTCTCGAGTCCCGTCGACATAGACGCTATGAACGTAGCCACTCGAAATCTCAAGGCGGCGATCAACGAGAATTCTGAGATGAAGCACCTCTTTTCACACCCAGACCACAACGACCTCGGTTTCCTCTACTCCATCATCGTCGCCGACAAAGATGCCGGCGTGCCAATCGCACAGTCGACGAGAGCTGAGACGGGACTGTGCTTCTTCTCAGACCAGCAGGTGGATCGCTCCCCGACTGGCAGTGGTGTAGCGGCCAGAATCGCTTTGGCGCAGGCTAGAGGTGAGTTGACAAAAGACGAGTCAATCACGTACCATTCTTTACTCTCCAACTCGCTAGGAGGCCGGGGAGGCTTCGTGGGCAGTCTACACGAAGTAGTTGGGATGCAGGGTGCGTTCCCAGTAGTGCGAGCCCGAGTTGAGGGATACGCTTCGTACACTGGGACGTCTACATTCGTCGTTGAAAAAGACGATGCGTTGGGTCAGGATGGGTTCTTGTTTGATAGATTAGAGTGA
- a CDS encoding FAD-linked oxidoreductase ZEB1: MKIPTVEGRLIRAVPPAAVCFQNNTTYNSTACQEVLSQFTSSAFHAADPVSLDTPDAYLGCLPLHANGTSFLGEPFAGRRGCHADDHYPAYVINVTTTSHVQAGVKFRLNVKNTGHGRSAQPDSLSIWTHCLKSMEFSRNWQPEGRPDNDTASRAAMTFGAGVQDREAFEAAAEHDHVVGGGTDSTVGLVGWLSGGQGANNVLEAEIVTPAGDIVVANEYQNTDLFWAIRGELISLSVQAYPVPRTSLWSLAVSANNGTTDADWYKIVARALPAGGGPGASSSRLLPASSLTKDLDGLEADDGQSQKSTGRPVTDIS; encoded by the exons ATGAAGATTCCCACAGTCGAGGGCCGCCTGATCCGCGCGGTTCCTCCAGCAGCAGTGTGCTTTCAGAACAACACAACCTACAACTCAACGGCATGCCAAGAAGTACTATCGCAATTTACTTCCTCAGCTTTCCACGCAGCCGACCCAGTGAGTCTTGACACTCCAGACGCATACCTAGGATGTCTCCCTCTCCACGCAAACGGCACGAGCTTCCTAGGTGAACCCTTCGCAGGACGACGCGGTTGTCATGCAGATGATCACTACCCTGCCTATGTCATCAATGTGACTACCACAAGCCACGTCCAAGCCGGTGTGAAGTTCAGGCTCAACGTCAAGAATACTGGTCATGGGAGAAGTGCGCAGCCGGACAGCTTGTCGATTTGGACGCATTGTCTGAAGAGCATGGAGTTCTCGCGGAATTGGCAGCCTGAAGGACGTCCGGACAATGACACAGCTTCCCGAGCAGCTATGACTTTTGGTGCTGGCGTGCAGGATCGCGAGGCCTTCGAGGCGGCTGCTGAGCACGATCATGTAGTTGGGGGAGGGACCGACAGCACTGTTGGTTTGGTCGGATGGCTCAGCGGAG GTCAAGGTGCGAACAATGTCCTCGAAGCCGAGATCGTAACACCAGCCGGAGACATCGTGGTCGCCAACGAGTACCAAAACACCGACCTTTTCTGGGCCATTCGTGGAGAACTGATCAGCCTGAGCGTGCAAGCTTACCCAGTGCCAAGGACCTCACTGTGGTCGCTTGCTGTGAGTGCCAACAACGGCACGACGGACGCGGACTGGTACAAGATTGTTGCACGAGCCCTTCCTGCCGGTGGTGGCCCAGGTGCTTCGAGCTCCAGGCTGCTGCCAGCCAGCTCCCTAACAAAAGATTTGGATGGACTTGAAGCGGACGACGGGCAAAGTCAAAAGAGCACTGGGCGGCCTGTTACGGACATTAGCTAG
- a CDS encoding Transcription factor vrtR1, with amino-acid sequence MDTPRSSSRQQPSRLVPIAPARILSASSQQTGSHAVSLMPFTCVTCAKRKVKCDKTGPPCTTWRKAKLVNDCYYQEPAARKRKRQPDEDLQDRVQRYEELLRKHNLLPTEDKESPVATDFDKTAVAGVFAPGGGPLASSLAWKSGGTLLKGLGKTRYIDSNIWRNLGEDLHPSSDEDDVDDQQDSTPPSAGPIDPVSAAFFGPTTTKQSLIDLHPTYDVAMKLWDLYVRNIDPIIKLVHVPTTLALVQRAAANPSSMSKVNECLLFALYHFAIVSTSEHDCEALFGQTWISLRRRYHDAAKQALVAVQFLRTTELAVLQAYMLLLLSVRNQYDPHTFWILTGIAVRIAQRMGLHRDGEELGLNPFDVQMRRRVFWQLLPLDGLSGHLSGTGIAIAADTWDTKQPLNINDKDIWPGMEIRPIAKKGATDMIFCLARTEIGRFHQKLRPALGNWAKLWEAKETPAIFEALQELENTMEEEYIRYCDISNPVHCLTIAMARAAINSARLRIKLPKARADEASLEEKKELWTLARQVLLSSIAVHQNQAMLRFHWHMKQFFQWDPLIWIINEARREEPAIDRATLWGKVEECYNSHPELLSNRRSIDVALGRLTLRSWDEARSREATSTPDPVFITKLKEVFGKREASRQNTEPPIQQQAQSVFDPMLAWQDIPIENWLDANPAWGYANDSFVHGVDGNVDWQFWDQLAQQQPGGFGQG; translated from the coding sequence ATGGACACGCCAAGATCGTCCTCCCGACAGCAGCCATCAAGACTCGTCCCAATTGCCCCAGCGCGCATACTGTCAGCGTCAAGCCAGCAGACCGGCAGTCATGCTGTCTCTCTCATGCCATTCACCTGCGTTACGTGCGCGAAGAGGAAGGTCAAGTGTGACAAGACGGGTCCACCCTGCACGACTTGGCGGAAAGCCAAACTGGTAAATGACTGTTATTACCAAGAACCTGCTGCGAGAAAACGTAAGCGTCAGCCAGATGAGGACCTTCAGGATCGCGTCCAGCGCTATGAGGAGTTGCTGAGGAAGCATAACCTTCTACCAACGGAAGATAAAGAGTCGCCCGTCGCCACAGACTTCGACAAGACTGCAGTAGCCGGCGTCTTTGCACCTGGCGGAGGCCCGTTGGCATCATCGCTTGCATGGAAATCTGGAGGCACTTTGCTCAAGGGCCTCGGGAAGACACGGTACATTGACAGCAACATCTGGCGGAATCTTGGAGAAGACCTCCACCCTTCTTCGGATGAGGATGATGTCGATGATCAGCAAGATTCTACACCACCCAGTGCTGGACCTATTGATCCTGTATCCGCCGCCTTCTTTGGACCGACAACAACAAAGCAGAGTCTCATTGACTTGCACCCCACCTACGATGTGGCCATGAAACTGTGGGACCTGTATGTGCGCAATATTGACCCTATCATCAAGCTTGTCCACGTACCAACGACCCTCGCACTTGTTCAACGAGCAGCAGCAAACCCAAGCAGTATGTCCAAGGTCAATGAGTGTCTGCTGTTTGCACTATATCACTTCGCAATCGTGTCTACGTCAGAGCACGACTGCGAGGCCCTGTTCGGCCAGACGTGGATTTCCCTTCGGAGACGGTATCATGATGCAGCCAAACAGGCATTGGTAGCTGTGCAATTCCTCCGAACCACTGAGCTTGCAGTATTACAGGCATACATGCTACTCCTGCTCTCTGTCCGCAACCAGTACGATCCGCACACTTTCTGGATCCTCACAGGCATTGCAGTACGCATAGCACAACGAATGGGGCTTCATAGAGATGGGGAAGAGCTTGGTCTGAACCCTTTCGATGTACAAATGCGACGAAGGGTCTTTTGGCAGCTCTTACCACTTGACGGGCTGTCTGGCCACCTTTCGGGCACTGGTATTGCTATTGCCGCAGATACTTGGGACACCAAGCAGCCGCTGAACATCAATGACAAGGATATATGGCCTGGTATGGAAATTCGTCCCATCGCCAAGAAAGGTGCAACCGACATGATATTCTGCTTAGCACGTACAGAAATCGGCAGATTCCATCAGAAACTTCGTCCCGCGCTAGGGAATTGGGCCAAATTGTGGGAGGCGAAGGAGACGCCTGCAATTTTCGAAGCTCTGCAAGAGCTGGAAAACACAATGGAGGAGGAGTATATCCGCTACTGTGACATCTCCAACCCGGTACACTGTCTGACGATAGCAATGGCAAGAGCTGCCATCAACTCTGCTCGCCTGCGAATCAAGCTGCCCAAAGCACGCGCTGACGAGGCGAGTCTGGAAGAGAAAAAGGAGCTCTGGACTCTTGCTCGTCAAGTACTCCTCTCCAGCATAGCTGTTCACCAGAACCAAGCAATGTTACGATTCCACTGGCACATGAAGCAGTTCTTCCAGTGGGATCCACTAATCTGGATCATCAATGAAGCTCGCAGAGAAGAACCCGCCATCGATCGTGCGACGCTCTGGGGAAAGGTGGAAGAATGCTACAATTCCCACCCCGAACTCCTCTCCAATCGACGATCGATCGACGTAGCTCTGGGTCGACTGACGCTCCGCTCTTGGGACGAAGCGCGATCGAGAGAGGCAACGTCAACTCCTGATCCAGTATTTATCACAAAGCTGAAAGAGGTGTTTGGAAAGAGGGAGGCTTCGCGACAGAACACTGAACCACCGATACAGCAGCAAGCACAGAGTGTTTTCGATCCGATGTTGGCATGGCAGGATATACCTATCGAGAACTGGCTGGACGCTAATCCCGCTTGGGGATACGCCAATGACTCTTTCGTGCATGGGGTGGATGGTAATGTTGACTGGCAGTTCTGGGATCAGCTGGCACAGCAGCAGCCTGGTGGGTTTGGGCAGGGTTGA
- a CDS encoding Ribosomal lysine N-methyltransferase set10: protein MAPPERLEALKLWLHQNGGYLNPETRLEHSDEAGVHCRAATDLAPHARICTVPHSLALSSLNALVDDVFPVFKQRGLPVEAIGYFYLMYQYAHRDTSFWQPYLDSLPRPDHEHSTPFWFDSQDLGWLEDTDVLHTLKARREVHKIHYVAGINMLQQANVDIEPYTWDLYRWSITMYTSRSFSSRALHSVDTKYWAAYKSTPDGRTQTVLLDMTRTSAEELDFPVLFPVIDIPNHAHDAMVDWAFDPARFSLSLRSGAKAGGEVFNNYGPKSNDELLLGYGFCLEDNPHDKVLLTLKAPPEELQKELRKIQPGYFEERRDDKDGEWSSEKATFGLQQPVHDPERPEAVFDRLPEPLLELMIYMLRHERGLSFSFVERPLFYLTAPNSAGRQYRAPITRMIVTSLLPKLAKLQASTPQNPPTNKKQQQAKIYRDGQMRILEHVTGGLRNYLRTLLTLTPSSNASGPMLVTIQGLVSILASATDEGPKHAADFLNGLAVSAGTSDLDQMCEAGWEDDACVLLLCFVFSTCGINDHEYPEYLWRPDVDVDYENDRFDDDELEQGRSSMELVKAAAQECPGSFWTDKRWSERFVAGVGGRVMRYESFTMMVPTSDEGGDARLVVYIHPS, encoded by the exons ATGGCCCCTCCAGAGCGGTTGGAGGCGCTTAAGCTCTGGCTACACCAGAATGGCGGTTACCTCAATCCCGAAACACGTCTCGAGCACAGCGACGAAGCCGGCGTGCATTGTCGCGCTGCAACGGATCTCGCTCCGCACGCACGCATATGCACCGTCCCGCACTCACTGGCGCTGTCCAGTCTCAACGCCCTGGTCGACGATGTCTTCCCCGTCTTCAAGCAACGCGGCTTGCCCGTCGAGGCCATCGGCTACTTCTACTTGATGTACCAGTATGCGCATCGCGACACTTCTTTCTGGCAGCCCTATCTGGACAGTCTGCCACGTCCCGACCATGAGCATAGCACGCCCTTCTGGTTCGACTCGCAGGATCTTGGCTGGCTCGAGGACACCGATGTCCTGCACACTCTCAAGGCCCGCAGAGAGGTCCACAAAATCCACTATGTCGCTGGCATCAACATGCTTCAGCAAGCGAACGTCGACATTGAGCCATACACATG GGATCTCTACAGATGGTCAATCACTATGTACACCTCACGTTCCTTCTCCTCACGCGCACTGCATTCTGTTGACACCAAATACTGGGCGGCGTACAAGTCGACGCCAGACGGTCGTACACAAACCGTGCTCCTCGACATGACGCGCACTTCTGCAGAAGAGCTCGATTTCCCTGTGCTCTTTCCAGTCATCGACATCCCAAACCACGCCCACGATGCAATGGTAGATTGGGCTTTTGATCCTGCACGCTTTAGTCTGAGTCTCAGGTCTGGTGCCAAAGCCGGTGGTGAGGTGTTCAACAACTACGGTCCCAAAAGTAACGACGAACTCCTTCTGGGCTATGGATTCTGCCTTGAAGACAACCCGCACGACAAAGTCCTCCTAACCCTCAAGGCACCTCCCGAAGAATTGCAAAAAGAGCTTCGCAAAATCCAGCCAGGCTACTTCGAGGAGAGGCGAGACGACAAGGATGGCGAATGGAGCAGTGAAAAGGCCACATTTGGGCTGCAACAGCCCGTCCATGACCCCGAAAGACCTGAAGCTGTATTCGATCGCCTTCCGGAGCCTTTGCTCGAGCTCATGATCTATATGCTACGCCACGAGCGCGGCTTATCATTCTCCTTCGTGGAGCGCCCGCTCTTCTACCTCACAGCTCCTAATAGCGCCGGACGGCAATATCGGGCGCCGATCACGAGAATGATAGTAACATCTCTCCTGCCCAAACTTGCAAAGCTCCAAGCCAGCACGCCGCAGAACCCGCCGACCAACAAGAAACAACAACAGGCCAAGATTTATCGAGACGGACAGATGCGGATATTGGAGCATGTTACCGGGGGTCTCAGGAACTATCTGCGGACTCTTCTTACCTTGACACCCTCGTCCAATGCAAGTGGGCCCATGTTGGTGACTATACAAGGACTTGTATCAATCTTGGCCTCCGCGACCGACGAAGGTCCTAAACACGCCGCGGACTTCCTCAACGGCCTAGCCGTGAGCGCAGGCACATCTGACCTTGATCAGATGTGCGAAGCCGGCTGGGAAGACGACGCTTGTGTCTTGTTACTCTGCTTCGTCTTCTCAACCTGCGGCATCAACGACCACGAATACCCAGAGTACCTCTGGCGACCTGACGTGGATGTCGACTATGAGAACGACCGTTTTGATGACGATGAGCTCGAGCAAGGGAGAAGTTCGATGGAGCTTGTGAAGGCTGCGGCGCAGGAGTGTCCGGGGAGTTTCTGGACGGATAAGAGGTGGAGTGAGAGGTTTGTTGCTGGTGTTGGTGGGAGGGTGATGAGGTATGAGAGTTTTACTATGATGGTGCCGACAAGTGATGAGGGTGGTGATGCTAGGTTGGTGGTTTATATACATCCGTCGTGA
- a CDS encoding Aldo-keto reductase has product MPRSSTAEMTAEQESRIKIVFGAMTFGKEGAEQSRVHDSSTAHSMLDVFQKHGHTEVDTSRQYGDGASEEMLHDLRWQERGLEVSTKMCPTGAPQLGPEGWDKILHHTPEAIHYQLPVLALGCPC; this is encoded by the exons ATGCCACGCTCGAGCACTGCAGAAATGACGGCCGAACAGGAATCAAGGATCAAGATCGTCTTCGGCGCCATGACCTTTGGCAAAGAAG GCGCCGAACAATCAAGAGTCCACGATTCGAGCACTGCCCACTCCATGTTGGACGTCTTCCAGAAACACGGTCACACAGAGGTGGACACCTCCAGACAGTACGGCGATGGAGCCTCAGAAGAGATGCTGCATGATCTGCGCTGGCAGGAAAGAGGCCTCGAAGTCTCCACAAAGATGTGTCCGACTGGCGCTCCACAGCTCGGACCTGAAGGCTGGGATAAGATCCTACACCACACGCCAGAAGCCATACACTATCAGCTTCCAGTACTGGCATTGGGGTGCCCGTGTTGA
- a CDS encoding Poly(A)-specific ribonuclease PARN gives MHTVAARAVAATPSTCGLPRIAVCITARSSFIHSLTHAPLSRAHPRQRRQVRVCSRSYASASSASPSSPAVSLSSSALGWLRRLISNWNLTTLATCTRTSSSDPTTNIAKLSSPITTTKMDVDKVSFYPLLLDIITDISEAHFVAIDLELSGVPSKGSWGKDSGKPTIQQRYLEIKEAAERYQILQIGITCVDQNVHDGKYTLKPYNFDLSPVISERGLDVERIFSFQSGAAEFLLGVNFDIGRPFTMGVPYLSRAEAKVAREKFAMRQDKTSMADIHIKPTETESLAFLERVRGEINAWVKSRNMDTPAYLNIAPVGYDTVKDGQRQAEELSRFEKRLVHQLVRAEFPELVTVSKKGFIQIVRFNKEREDRIAADRRRELEERIGRQKGFRWIIEALHGSNISNLDLRECAKDSVTGEPIFADMDDYKAQFNRAQGILRGNPKVIVGHNCFLDMVYIYRTFIGELPDTVEEFQRALHKLWPVVVDTKYMTTHNCGDISPISSLEQIAEQLSAQTTPILDTDKQHTKYNTMDAFHEAGFDSFLTAQVAVRLSAKLEREGTYIDVEDRRNSAAPTDITNGVANMKLTGNALFELQKEQKANGNVDASEAGGFTPSVPGAQWKRVGDPTLEPTSKDDLFEYDPTDLKHRFTKQDLTIPGGMPRFGSDFWRVYGNKFRVFGTQEGVCALDDSIESPIASDEDGGVEV, from the exons CCTCTCACGCGCACACCCGAGACAGCGGCGGCAGGTGCGAGTTTGCTCGAGATCGTacgcttccgcctcttcaGCATCACCATCATCACCTGCAGTCTCTCTTTCCTCGTCCGCCCTCGGCTGGCTTCGCCGGCTCATCTCAAATTGGAACTTGACAACACTTGCCACCTGCACTCGCACATCCTCTTCTGATCCCACAACAAACATTGCTAAATTGAGCAGCCCAATAACCACCACCAAGATGGACGTCGACAAGGTCAGCTTCTATCCACTACTGCTGGACATCATCACCGACATCTCCGAAGCGCACTTTGTCGCCATTGACCTTGAGCTCTCCGGCGTGCCTTCCAAGGGCTCATGGGGCAAAGACTCCGGCAAGCCGACCATTCAGCAGCGCTATCTTGAGATCAAGGAAGCAGCAGAGCGCTATCAGATATTGCAAATTGGCATCACCTGCGTGGACCAGAATGTGCACGATGGCAAATACACCCTCAAACCATACAACTTCGACCTCTCACCTGTCATCAGCGAGCGCGGCCTTGATGTCGAACGCATCTTCTCCTTCCAGTCCGGAGCCGCCGAGTTCTTGCTTGGCGTGAACTTCGACATCGGACGACCCTTCACAATGGGTGTTCCATACCTCTCACGTGCAGAGGCGAAGGTGGCCCGTGAGAAATTCGCAATGCGTCAAGACAAGACCAGTATGGCCGACATCCATATCAAGCCAACCGAGACCGAGTCACTGGCCTTTCTCGAGAGGGTCAGAGGCGAGATCAATGCTTGGGTCAAATCACGCAACATGGATACGCCTGCTTACCTCAACATCGCTCCTGTCGGCTACGACACCGTTAAGGATGGACAACGTCAAGCCGAAGAGCTGTCACGCTTCGAGAAGCGCCTAGTCCACCAGCTCGTCCGCGCAGAGTTCCCGGAGCTTGTCACCGTCAGCAAGAAAG GCTTCATCCAGATCGTGCGCTTTAACAAAGAACGCGAGGACAGGATCGCTGCCGATCGCCGACGCGAGCTCGAAGAACGCATTGGTCGGCAGAAAGGATTCAGGTGGATCATTGAGGCTCTACATGGTAGCAATATCAGCAATCTTGATCTGCGCGAATGCGCTAAAGACAGCGTCACCGGAGAGCCTATCTTTGCGGATATGGACGACTACAAAGCGCAGTTCAATCGAGCACAGGGAATCTTGCGTGGCAACCCGAAAGTGATCGTTGGTCACAACTGCTTCCTGGATATGGTCTACATCTACCGCACTTTCATCGGTGAACTGCCGGACACAGTGGAGGAGTTCCAGCGAGCACTTCACAAGCTCTGGCCCGTGGTCGTTGATACGAAATACATGACCACTCACAACTGCGGTGATATCAGCCCGATCAGCTCTTTGGAACAGATCGCCGAACAGCTCAGCGCCCAGACCACTCCAATTCTCGATACCGACAAGCAACACACCAAGTACAACACCATGGATGCATTTCACGAAGCTGGCTTTGACAGCTTTCTGACTGCTCAGGTAGCTGTCAGATTGTCTGCCAAGCTGGAACGTGAAGGCACATACATCGACGTTGAGGACAGGCGCAATTCGGCAGCGCCCACAGATATCACCAACGGCGTGGCAAACATGAAGCTTACCGGCAATGCGCTGTTTGAGCTTCAAAAGGAGCAGAAGGCAAACGGAAACGTCGACGCTTCAGAGGCCGGTGGCTTCACGCCATCTGTCCCTGGCGCACAATGGAAGCGAGTCGGAGACCCCACCCTGGAACCGACCTCCAAGGACGATCTGTTCGAGTATGACCCAACCGACCTCAAGCATCGCTTCACCAAACAGGACTTGACCATACCAGGCGGTATGCCACGCTTCGGCAGTGACTTCTGGCGTGTCTACGGCAACAAGTTCCGCGTCTTCGGCACCCAGGAAGGTGTCTGCGCGCTCGACGACTCCATCGAATCACCAATTGCCTCGGACGAGGATGGAGGTGTAGAGGTCTAG